From the Fulvia fulva chromosome 2, complete sequence genome, one window contains:
- a CDS encoding Choline kinase, translating into MQSHRSSQVFSVFSVTFNPTARPNSRFGVQPHLYSCSSSTRSREEPLTDIRASCPWNHRRSLSALYHIWLRLPPLGPRSRHQSARNSDGREARDDTSCVSITMPHSEQPSPMSSGLVKPKLEECASPSSYLGLNRAASPRSTPKSVSISHHAETISPLILGQRKEDEESDLSPRRPAVISARSRRLSGRPASYGSPGLKPLTPALDGAVHSDERDAADSQHDGHHHIDALVDQVSMWIKDRRAKRSKRKEKRSARREARGAKASDGDVDEPEKSQRRDSDASDSSVDLENLERIIASNLSLRRSSVRRSSISLKSKASVRRLLRKQSTVSDSEEVDVSVPGCDAFLDNSKTLAYTGGASDLSDNDGDELRQVPSYRDFDAWAKFKFDIVRIIHTLRLKGWRKVALEMSSAIAVKRLSGALTNAVYVVSPPADLSLEKYDESGKVVGVSKAPPKLLLRVYGPQVEHLIDREAELAILQRLARKQIGPRLLGTFVNGRFEEYLHAQPLTPKELRDPATSRQIAKRMRELHEGIELLDQERSDGAFVWRNWDKWFQRVEHIVTRMDNQIKALPEDAKPTGQQAWMRRGYICGVPWAQFREIVEKYRMWLKAQYGGSKEVRDQLVFAHNDTQYGNILRMTPSGESPLLLPANTHKQLVVIDFEYANANTRGLEFANHFTEWCYNYHDERKPYAFNSSWYPTPEEQDRFLRAYVRHRPQDGLSTPQTGPSTPSSEVSTPPVKRATSSISDFMLDARHPQSARPNAAKEEEAAKAAEDLEIGRLANETRIWRLANTAQWVAWGLVQAKVPGMPDFDPDSPTSELTSDTEPEELLGERAEEYRQLAKEQAGEDEEEDEEFDYLGYAQHRALFFWGDAVQMGFVKAEDLPEETRSKLKTVPY; encoded by the exons ATGCAAAGCCATCGATCGTCTCAAGTGTTCAGTGTCTTTTCTGTGACCTTCAACCCAACAGCACGGCCTAATTCCAGGTTCGGCGTTCAGCCTCACTTGTATAGTTGCTCGTCCAGTACTCGAAGCCGAG AAGAGCCTCTCACTGACATCCGTGCGTCTTGCCCTTGGAACCACCGACGCTCTTTGTCAGCACTCTACCACATCTGGCTCCGCCTCCCGCCCCTTGGTCCACGCTCTCGTCACCAATCCGCCCGCAACAGTGACGGACGTGAGGCTCGAGACGACACCAGCTGTGTGTCAATTACCATGCCACACTCCGAGCAACCTTCGCCGATGTCGTCCGGCTTGGTGAAGCCGAAGCTAGAAGAGTGTGCTTCACCGAGCTCTTACCTTGGTCTCAACCGGGCCGCGTCTCCTCGATCGACACCCAAAT CTGTCTCGATTTCGCACCATGCTGAGACTATATCGCCTCTGATATTAGGACAGCGGAAAGAAGATGAGGAGTCCGATTTGTCACCGAGAAGGCCAGCGGTCATCAGCGCGAGGTCCAGGCGGTTGTCTGGCCGTCCCGCCAGCTACGGTAGCCCGGGTCTAAAGCCTTTGACGCCAGCTCTGGACGGCGCTGTTCACTCTGACGAAAGAGATGCTGCAGACAGCCAACACGATGGCCACCATCATATCGATGCTTTGGTGGACCAGGTCTCTATGTGGATCAAAGATCGTCGCGCAAAGCGGAGCAAGCGTAAAGAGAAGCGCAGCGCGCGACGCGAGGCTCGAGGTGCAAAGGCATCTGATGGCGATGTGGACGAGCCAGAGAAGTCGCAGCGACGTGATTCAGATGCTTCTGACTCTTCCGTGGACCTGGAGAATCTGGAACGCATCATCGCCTCAAACCTGAGCCTCAGACGTTCATCGGTTCGCAGGAGCTCGATCAGCCTGAAGAGCAAGGCTTCAGTAAGGCGACTACTCCGGAAGCAGTCCACAGTGTCCGATTCTGAAGAAGTCGATGTATCTGTCCCGGGTTGCGATGCATTCCTCGACAACTCGAAGACGCTAGCATACACGGGTGGTGCCTCTGATCTTTCCGACAACGATGGCGACGAGCTTAGACAAGTGCCCTCGTATCGTGACTTCGACGCGTGGGCGAAGTTCAAGTTCGACATCGTGCGCATCATCCATACTTTGCGGCTCAAGGGATGGCGCAAGGTAGCGCTGGAAATGAGCAGTGCCATTGCTGTCAAGCGTTTGAGCGGCGCACTAACCAATGCAGTCTATGTCGTGTCACCGCCGGCCGATCTGTCCCTAGAGAAATATGACGAGTCTGGAAAAGTAGTTGGAGTCAGCAAAGCTCCGCCCAAGCTTCTACTGCGAGTCTATGGTCCACAAGTCGAGCATCTTATCGACCGTGAGGCCGAGCTCGCGATCCTGCAACGTCTTGCGAGAAAGCAGATCGGTCCGCGACTTCTGGGAACGTTCGTGAACGGCCGCTTCGAAGAATACCTGCACGCCCAGCCACTCACTCCAAAAGAGCTGCGAGACCCAGCTACAAGCCGCCAGATCGCTAAACGTATGCGAGAGTTGCACGAAGGCATTGAGCTTCTCGACCAAGAACGCAGTGATGGGGCCTTTGTTTGGCGCAATTGGGACAAGTGGTTCCAGAGAGTAGAGCACATTGTGACGCGGATGGACAATCAGATCAAAGCTCTTCCCGAAGACGCCAAGCCGACTGGTCAGCAAGCTTGGATGCGTCGTGGTTACATCTGCGGCGTCCCTTGGGCTCAATTCAGAGAGATCGTCGAGAAGTACCGCATGTGGCTTAAAGCTCAGTATGGCGGCTCCAAAGAAGTCCGAGATCAGCTGGTGTTTGCACACAACGACACCCAATACGGAAACATACTCCGCATGACGCCCTCTGGAGAGTCACCACTCCTCTTGCCTGCCAACACGCACAAGCAGCTGGTCGTCATCGATTTCGAATATGCGAACGCCAACACCCGAGGACTGGAGTTTGCAAACCACTTCACAGAGTGGTGCTACAACTACCACGATGAGCGGAAGCCATATGCTTTCAACTCGTCATGGTACCCAACCCCAGAAGAGCAGGATCGCTTCCTTCGTGCGTATGTAAGACACCGGCCACAAGACGGATTGAGTACTCCACAGACAGGTCCTTCCACGCCCAGCTCAGAGGTATCAACGCCACCTGTGAAGAGAGCTACTAGTAGTATCTCTGACTTCATGCTTGACGCCAGACACCCGCAGAGCGCTCGGCCAAACGCCGCGAAGGAGGAAGAAGCCGCAAAGGCAGCAGAGGATCTCGAGATCGGTCGTCTCGCCAATGAGACGCGAATCTGGCGGCTTGCGAACACAGCGCAGTGGGTGGCTTGGGGTCTCGTGCAGGCCAAAGTGCCAGGCATGCCTGACTTTGATCCAGATTCGCCAACTTCTGAGCTGACAAGTGATACCGAGCCAGAAGAGCTGCTTGGAGAGCGAGCTGAAGAGTATAGGCAATTGGCTAAGGAGCAGGCAGGCGAGGACGAAGAAGAGGACGAAGAGTTCGACTACCTCGGGTATGCCCAGCACCGAGCACTCTTCTTCTGGGGAGATGCTGTCCAGATGGGCTTCGTGAAGGCAGAGGACTTGCCCGAGGAGACCAGATCCAAGCTTAAGACTGTGCCATACTAG
- a CDS encoding Translocation protein sec63 produces MSNEYNYDADAQFYPFYVITVSAFVALPLTYSLLRTPSDTTSQAKAGHITSSFKPDDADIIAGQRSKQKRKELRLKRIITAASAWLLILYSIYLIAVTARSQPKIWNPYDILDIGMSASEKQINSRYRKLSITMHPDKRQPNPALNQTIETINDDWVEIVKAYKALTDEEVRSNFIQYGNPDGKQSTSFGIALPQFLVAAGSGKYVLAIYGLLLGIGLPWLVGKWWYGMQSKTREKILVTSAGNMFRDYRDNMDAGDVVAAVSSADEFKDILSGAREGNGLGRVESKLAGLIESGAVMLPKDKKKLDEMEDLARRKTLALLWAYLNRLDLDDNSLEAEKYELAPTALQMAEAFRSTVLSYGNTAPLMAEYQVEQSLVQAVTPNAAGRAPLLQLPHFTPEIVREVEGAVNTTREHMTIQSFMALPAEQRQALAQAAGLTNDRLKVAESVAKQLPLLRVEKAFFKVQGEKHITGSSLVQYVIKARFIPPGTPASSIPPIDEKDLLDVDPAEGDIKAQKIEPEQHFVPLAHAPYFPQDRAPRWHVFLADNRQGKVAVPPFTFSTFDKKPFDSEGKPTFNVVTLKMQFAAPPQAGEYKFQMHLVCDSYIGFNHKQDAVMMVEDASKVQQVDEEDEISEPEEDSIAGQMAALKGQPTADPDKPVRNRKLKEKLAQEESDYESNTDEDEESESETDTDTDSEAEEAAKKAKAWW; encoded by the exons ATGTCGAACGAATACAACTACGATGCCGATGCGCAGTTCTACCCTTTCTACGTAATCACCGTCAGCGCCTTCGTCGCGCTCCCTCTCACATACAGTCTGCTCCGCACTCCCTCAGACACCACCAGCCAGGCGAAAGCAGGCCACATCACCAGTTCCTTCAAGCCAGACGATGCCGACATCATTGCTGGCCAGCGGTCCAAGCAAAAGCGGAAAGAG CTACGCTTGAAGCGCATAATTACCGCCGCCTCTGCATGGCTCCTGATCCTGTACTCGATATACCTCATCGCAGTCACCGCCCGATCACAGCCCAAGATATGGAACCCTTACGACATCCTCGACATTGGCATGTCTGCCTCTGAAAAGCAGATCAACTCGCGATACAGGAAGCTCAGTATTACCATGCACCCAGACAAGCGACAGCCCAACCCTGCCCTCAATCAGACGATCGAGACCATCAACGACGACTGGGTTGAGATAGTCAAGGCCTACAAAGCGCTCACGGATGAGGAGGTCAGGAGTAACTTCATCCAGTACGGCAACCCCGATGGCAAGCAGAGCACGAGCTTTGGCATAGCGCTACCACAGTTTCTCGTTGCTGCAGGCAGTGGGAAGTATGTTCTGGCAATCTATGGTCTGCTACTGGGCATCGGTCTGCCGTGGCTGGTTGGCAAGTGGTGGTACGGCATGCAGTCCAAGACTCGAGAAAAGATCCTGGTCACTAGCGCAGGTAACATGTTCAGGGACTACAGGGATAACATGGACGCTGGAGACGTCGTTGCGGCTGTGAGCAGCGCTGACGAGTTCAAGGACATCTTATCTGGGGCACGTGAGGGCAACGGGCTAGGCAGAGTCGAAAGTAAGCTGGCTGGTTTGATCGAAAGCGGCGCCGTAATGCTTCCAAAGGACAAGAAGAAGCTGGACGAAATGGAAGATCTTGCACGCCGCAAGACACTCGCGCTTCTATGGGCGTACCTGAACCGGTTGGATCTGGACGACAATTCTCTCGAGGCGGAGAAGTACGAGCTGGCGCCAACCGCACTCCAAATGGCAGAGGCCTTCCGATCGACGGTTCTTTCCTATGGCAACACTGCTCCGCTTATGGCTGAGTACCAGGTGGAGCAGTCCCTTGTTCAAGCTGTCACACCAAATGCTGCTGGTCGCGCCCCACTCTTGCAACTGCCACACTTTACGCCTGAGATTGTACGCGAAGTAGAAGGCGCGGTCAACACTACACGAGAGCACATGACTATTCAGTCGTTCATGGCTCTCCCTGCAGAACAACGACAAGCGCTCGCGCAGGCCGCTGGTCTCACCAACGATCGATTGAAGGTTGCTGAGAGCGTTGCCAAGCAGCTACCTCTTCTACGCGTCGAGAAGGCATTCTTCAAGGTCCAAGGCGAGAAGCACATCACCGGTTCCTCGCTTGTCCAATATGTTATCAAGGCTCGCTTCATCCCACCCGGCACCCCAGCATCGAGCATTCCTCCGATCGACGAGAAGGACCTTCTGGATGTGGATCCAGCGGAAGGTGATATCAAGGCCCAGAAGATCGAGCCCGAGCAGCACTTTGTTCCTCTCGCGCATGCACCATACTTTCCTCAGGACCGCGCACCCAGGTGGCACGTATTCCTTGCCGACAACCGACAAGGCAAGGTCGCAGTGCCACCTTTCACTTTCAGCACTTTTGATAAGAAGCCTTTCGACAGTGAGGGCAAGCCTACCTTCAATGTGGTCACCCTGAAGATGCAATTTGCAGCACCACCTCAAGCCGGAGAGTACAAGTTTCAGATGCACTTGGTGTGTGACAGCTACATTGGCTTCAACCACAAGCAGGATGCGGTGATGATGGTTGAGGACGCAAGCAAAGTGCAGCAAGTCGACGAGGAAGATGAGATTTCGGAGCCTGAAGAGG ATTCTATCGCTGGCCAGATGGCTGCACTCAAGGGACAACCGACTGCTGACCCAGACAAGCCAGTCCGCAATCGCAAG CTTAAGGAGAAACTCGCGCAAGAAGAGAGCGATTACGAGAGTAACACCGACGAGGACGAAGAATCAGAGAGTGAGACTGATACCGACACCGATTCGGAAGCAGAAGAGGCCGCCAAGAAGGCAAAGGCATGGTGGTAG
- a CDS encoding Siderophore iron transporter 1 yields the protein MSGEKAYTSADQPYASSDEQRYAASPEPVVLTGDTSPGVKRIEALARHVTFNDRILLFITIFLLAYCYTLDGTLRYVYQPNATASYGTHSLLATITVVRAVIAAAAQPTAAKIADVFGRIELLLVSVVFYVVGTIVETFSNEVHTFAAGAVIYQIGFTCVTLQVEVIIADVTPLRSRLFFSFVPAAPYLINSWVSGNIAAAVLATSSWRWGVGMWAIIYPVMVLPVILVLFLAHRRAKKLEDMSNYKTPFQTYGPLQLLVALFWQLDVIGIILIIASLGLILVPFTLAGDGAQSWAQAHIIAPMVIGFLLAPVFVLWQAKSPHQMVPFKLLTDRGVWGPLGMACMLNFVWFLQGDYLYTVAIVAFDQSVLSATRITSLFNFCSVLCGIITGVVVFFVRRLKPFVLVGTVLYLVSFGLLIHFRGGSSSGNISGLIGAQVLLGIAGGLFPYVGQASIQAATKHEHVAIVTGLYLAVYNVGSSLGNAVSGAIWRQVLPGELQRNLGAVSTNATLATAVFGDPFTTAIEYPVGTPEREAIIESYRHTQRLLTITGLCLCVPLIGFALCLRNPRLTDTQSLPNAEEDRKTLVDREGRVVEPEKRSFGQKISDFFFK from the exons ATGTCCGGCGAGAAGGCCTACACGAGCGCTG ATCAACCATACGCCTCGTCCGACGAGCAGCGATATGCCGCTTCACCAGAGCCCGTCGTTCTCACTGGTGACACCAGTCCGGGTGTGAAGCGCATCGAGGCTTTGGCGCGCCACGTCACCTTCAACGATCGCATTCTCCTGTTCATCACCATCTTCTTGCTGGCGTACTGCTACACCCTCGATGGCACGCTTCGATACGTCTACCAG CCCAATGCCACCGCCAGTTATGGCACCCACTCCCTCCTCGCCACCATCACCGTCGTTCGAGCGGTCATCGCAGCCGCAGCACAGCCAACGGCCGCCAAGATCGCTGACGTGTTTGGCCGTATCGAATTACTTCTGGTCTCCGTCGTCTTCTACGTGGTTGGCACAATCGTCGAAACCTTCTCCAACGAGGTCCACACCTTCGCAGCTGGTGCAGTCATCTATCAGATCGGCTTCACCTGCGTTACCTTGCAGGTGGAAGTCATCATTGCCGATGTCACCCCCCTCCGATCGCGtctcttcttctccttcgtCCCGGCCGCGCCATACTTGATCAACAGCTGGGTTAGTGGTAATATCGCCGCAGCTGTCTTGGCCACCTCGTCCTGGAGATGGGGTGTGGGAATGTGGGCCATCATCTATCCAGTCATGGTCCTGCCAGTCATCCTGGTTCTCTTCCTGGCTCACCGACGCGCGAAGAAGCTCGAAGATATGTCAAACTACAAGACACCGTTTCAGACGTATGGCCCACTTCAATTACTGGTCGCACTTTTCTGGCAGCTGGATGTGATTGGCATTATCCTGATCATCGCCAGTCTTGGACTCATCCTGGTTCCGTTCACATTGGCTGGTGATGGTGCGCAGTCATGGGCACAAGCTCACATCATTGCACCGATGGTCATCGGCTTCCTCCTCGCACCAGTGTTTGTCCTTTGGCAGGCAAAGTCACCACACCAAATGGTGCCATTCAAA CTCCTCACAGACCGCGGCGTCTGGGGACCTCTCGGCATGGCTTGCATGCTCAACTTCGTTTGGTTTCTTCAAGGTGACTACCTCTACACGGTAGCAATCGTGGCCTTTGACCAGTCTGTCCTCTCCGCCACTCGCATCACCAGCCTTTTCAACTTCTGTAGCGTCCTATGTGGTATCATAACCGGAGTGGTTGTCTTCTTCGTCCGCCGCCTGAAACCATTCGTCCTCGTCGGCACGGTCCTCTACCTCGTGTCCTTCGGCCTGCTTATTCACTTCCGTGGCGGGTCTTCCAGCGGCAACATCTCCGGTCTTATCGGCGCGCAGGTCCTGCTCGGTATCGCCGGTGGTCTGTTCCCGTATGTCGGTCAAGCCAGTATCCAGGCCGCTACCAAACACGAGCACGTCGCTATCGTCACGGGTCTTTACCTCGCGGTCTACAATGTTGGAAGTTCACTCGGTAACGCCGTCTCTGGTGCGATCTGGCGACAGGTCCTGCCAGGCGAGCTGCAGAGAAACCTCGGCGCAGTCAGCACCAACGCTACCCTCGCCACTGCCGTGTTCGGAGACCCATTCACCACCGCGATTGAGTACCCTGTCGGCACACCGGAGCGTGAGGCTATTATTGAGTCGTACCGACACACTCAGCGTTTGCTCACCATCACTGGTCTATGCTTGTGTGTTCCACTTATCGGCTTTGCATTGTGCTTGAGGAACCCCAGGTTGACCGACACACAGTCTTTGCCAAATGCCGAGGAGGATCGCAAGACACTTGTCGATCGCGAGGGTCGTGTCGTGGAGCCTGAGAAGCGGAGTTTCGGCCAGAAGATCAGCGACTTCTTTTTCAAGTGA
- a CDS encoding tRNA (carboxymethyluridine(34)-5-O)-methyltransferase, whose translation MTSQLDSSKGEHYEEEHVHTVYEQIASHFSSTRYKPWPIIERFLKQLPPASIGLDIGCGNGKYLAVNPDVFVVGSDRSSKLVSIASQHQPHAVVVADILHLPHHIHFFDFAISIAVVHHLSTPERRIEAVRSILETLKPGGQALVYVWALEQEGSRRGWSEKDDQDVMVPWVMKGSKKVKADQPATAPTEDRTFHRYYHLYRQGELESDLEAAGSKVVESGYEKDNWWAIAERTTL comes from the exons ATGACCTCCCAGCTTGACTCCAGCAAAGGAGAGCACTACGAAGAGGAACACGTCCATACCGTGTACGAGCAGATCGCAAGTCACTTCTCCTCGACACGCTACAAG CCATGGCCGATCATCGAGCGCTTCCTCAAGCAATTGCCACCTGCCTCAATAGGCCTTGACATTGGGTGCGGAAACGGAAAGTACCTCGCCGTCAATCCTGATGTATTCGTTGTCGGCTCCGATCG ATCCAGTAAGCTCGTGTCCATTGCATCGCAACACCAGCCACACGCTGTGGTGGTGGCAGATATTCTCCATCTGCCACATCACATACATTTCTTCGACTTTGCCATCTCCATCGCAGTAGTGCACCATCTGTCGACGCCAGAGCGGCGCATAGAGGCAGTCAGGTCCATTCTCGAGACACTGAAGCCTGGCGGACAGGCCCTGGTTTATGTTTGGGCTCTCGAGCAAGAAGGTAGTCGACGAGGATGGAGTGAGAAGGATGATCAGGATGTCATGGTGCCGTGGGTCATGAAGGGGTCGAAGAAGGTCAAAGCTGATCAGCCTGCCACGGCTCCTACGGAGGACAGGACTTTCCATCGTTACTATCATCTATACCGGCAGGGAGAGCTTGAGAGCGACCTTGAAGCTGCTGGCAGTAAAGTCGTGGAGTCTGGCTACGAGAAGGATAACTGGTGGGCTATTGCTGAACGCACCACTTTATGA
- a CDS encoding Transcription factor iws1: MEDLEMPEGSPSLDAGPEPQHGADPGDPLRPEIEEENNAAGTPPMADPEADMETRDDDEHPLTDNVAGQEDKAHDAADEDADHTNVDNTADAINNDDVDDESDLDEVNEAEFADFNPDSMELNTQREIDADTIGAIGVHKRKRTAEEEEEHQRKKKKKEKKREKPKRRRAGADEDDFEGGPEIDGKRSRKSKVDADGKPVKRAGKAPEPEVNEEHLSPEERRRRALDRKMDEALKSHRVSRRKAAQDAEERADHEIEAIRRQIIQACEADQKAREVNQIATAKIKILPKVVELMNRNTIQSQLVDPEVNILEAVRFMLEPADKDGALPNYQIQRELFAILSKLNLNKECLVSSGIGKVMLFYTKSTQAQPEIKRQAERLVAEWMRIVLNKGKDRRNLPVESRTYDPLAAAQSQRAGASQKDRATIAAENRRKALSQEGPTNRARVQGGVGTYTIAPVSNLSNAQGVSSRKLGASGEDQFRKIAGRAAVKSGQSSRR, translated from the exons ATGGAGGACCTCGAGATGCCAGAAGGCTCACCATCTCTGGACGCTGGACCAGAGCCACAGCACGGCGCAGACCCAGGCGACCCTCTGCGACCCGAGATCGAGGAAGAAAACAACGCAGCAGGAACACCACCCATGGCAGATCCTGAGGCCGACATGGAGACGCGCGACGACGACGAGCACCCACTGACAGACAATGTCGCGGGCCAAGAGGACAAAGCACACGACGCAGCAGACGAAGACGCCGACCACACAAACGTAGACAACACAGCCGATGCCATCAACAACGATGATGTTGACGACGAGTCAGATCTCGACGAGGTCAACGAGGCCGAATTCGCTGACTTCAACCCTGACTCCATGGAGCTCAACACCCAGCGAGAGATTGATGCAGACACTATAGGTGCTATCGGTGTGCACAAGCGGAAGCGAACAGCCGAGGAGGAAGAGGAGCACCAGCGGAAGAAAaagaagaaggagaagaagcgTGAGAAGCCGAAGCGAAGACGTGCTGGGGCTGACGAGGACGACTTTGAGGGTGGCCCCGAGATCGATGGCAAGAGGAGCAGGAAGAGCAAGGTCGATGCGGATGGCAAGCCTGTCAAGCGCGCAGGCAAAGCTCCAGAGCCAGAAGTCAACGAGGAGCACTTGTCTCCGGAAGAGA GACGACGTCGCGCTCTCGATCGCAAGATGGACGAAGCCCTCAAGTCGCACCGCGTGTCTCGGCGCAAGGCTGCACAGGATGCCGAGGAACGTGCCGATCACGAGATCGAAGCCATCCGCCGGCAGATCATCCAAGCATGCGAGGCAGATCAGAAGGCGCGAGAAGTCAATCAGATCGCAACGGCCAAGATCAAGATCCTTCCCAAAGTCGTCGAGCTCATGAACCGCAACACGATCCAGTCGCAACTCGTGGATCCAGAAGTCAACATTCTAGAGGCCGTGCGCTTCATGCTCGAACCAGCCGACAAGGACGGCGCCCTTCCCAACTACCAGATCCAACGTGAGCTCTTCGCTATCCTAAGCAAGCTCAACCTCAACAAAGAGTGCCTGGTATCATCCGGCATCGGCAAGGTCATGCTCTTCTACACCAAGTCCACCCAAGCACAACCCGAAATCAAGCGTCAAGCCGAACGACTTGTTGCCGAGTGGATGCGCATCGTCCTGAACAAGGGTAAAGACCGCCGCAACCTACCTGTCGAGAGCCGAACCTACGACCCACTCGCCGCAGCACAGAGCCAGCGCGCAGGTGCAAGCCAGAAGGACCGTGCCACGATCGCGGCAGAGAACAGGAGGAAGGCACTGTCACAAGAAGGACCTACAAATCGTGCGAGAGTGCAGGGTGGTGTGGGTACCTACACTATTGCTCCTGTCAGCAACTTGAGTAATGCTCAAGGCGTCAGCTCGAGGAAGTTGGGTGCGAGTGGTGAGGATCAGTTCAGGAAGATTGCAGGCCGTGCGGCTGTCAAGAGCGGACAGAGCAGTCGGCGGTAG
- a CDS encoding Beta-glucuronidase, with protein MLSSILLVSASAVLTTQSPLLSSLETRQLTAQTITVSETTPSGASDIVDHGYPGFAMSQHSFHEYAGNASSPNTFSANLIQEVASRTGSSVHIRVGGTSGDFSVYNATQTVALQLPPGATPGGIPRGMLLGPVWFQGFANLPAKFTYMAHFGNNGVGQKDNAAAAAQQAFKNIGSNLDALEVGNEIDFYPSGNRPGNYNMSTYLSEWKDYATAVKNATGSTFSMQAAGYYSPLNTYWSTPNTFGANGQGSADAQGFNVASMALHHYMDGGPVPSSALQSNYMNHTRIAQQLDTFKPAVAWLKANKPNIPLHLAEVNSNTYSSGNGDTLGVFGSALWLADYMIYGMTLNFKRMNVQQSTGFSYTSWRGVDYFGLPAAVLPPYYAHPFVADIIGSTGDIRIVDLKLGQDMFSGYAVYDASTNKIKRIVLLNLQTWKTTSGTTRPSKAITLSVGSTYTASVKIDKLTAPGADTADSSKISWKGASWTYASNGKPVQGASTSINVRGNKGKIGPITVRASEAVVVNL; from the coding sequence ATGTTATCCTCCATCCTCCTAGTGTCGGCCAGTGCTGTGCTCACAACACAATCACCTCTGCTATCGAGCCTCGAAACACGACAGTTGACCGCACAAACCATAACAGTATCCGAGACGACACCAAGCGGCGCGAGCGATATTGTCGATCATGGGTACCCTGGATTCGCCATGAGCCAGCACTCGTTCCACGAATATGCCGGGAACGCTTCATCACCAAACACTTTCTCAGCGAACCTCATCCAAGAAGTGGCGAGTAGAACAGGGTCTAGCGTTCACATCCGAGTAGGTGGAACATCTGGAGACTTTTCGGTATACAATGCCACCCAGACAGTGGCACTTCAGCTACCACCGGGTGCGACGCCAGGCGGGATCCCACGAGGCATGCTACTGGGCCCTGTCTGGTTTCAAGGCTTCGCCAATCTACCGGCGAAGTTCACATACATGGCACATTTTGGCAACAACGGTGTCGGCCAGAAAGACAATGCCGCGGCTGCAGCCCAGCAGGCGTTCAAGAACATTGGCTCGAATCTGGATGCCCTCGAAGTCGGCAACGAAATCGACTTCTATCCAAGCGGCAACCGACCTGGAAACTATAACATGTCAACATATCTGTCAGAGTGGAAGGACTATGCGACGGCGGTCAAGAATGCCACTGGATCAACCTTCAGCATGCAAGCAGCTGGCTACTACTCACCGCTCAACACGTACTGGTCAACGCCAAATACTTTCGGCGCCAATGGCCAAGGCAGTGCCGACGCACAAGGCTTCAATGTCGCGAGTATGGCTCTGCATCACTACATGGATGGCGGACCAGTACCCTCCAGCGCCCTCCAGTCGAACTACATGAATCACACGCGCATAGCACAGCAGCTCGACACGTTCAAGCCAGCCGTCGCGTGGCTCAAGGCCAACAAGCCAAATATCCCGCTTCACCTCGCTGAAGTCAACAGCAACACATACAGTTCAGGCAATGGTGATACCCTTGGCGTGTTTGGAAGTGCATTGTGGCTGGCGGACTACATGATCTACGGCATGACGCTGAATTTCAAGCGCATGAATGTCCAGCAATCTACGGGCTTCAGCTACACATCGTGGAGAGGCGTCGACTACTTCGGGCTTCCAGCAGCCGTGCTCCCACCATACTACGCGCATCCGTTTGTCGCCGACATTATTGGGAGCACGGGCGACATTCGGATTGTGGACTTGAAGCTCGGTCAGGACATGTTCTCCGGCTATGCCGTCTACGATGCTAGCACCAACAAGATCAAGCGAATCGTGCTGCTCAACTTGCAGACCTGGAAGACCACGAGCGGCACTACAAGGCCTTCGAAGGCGATCACACTTTCTGTCGGCAGCACTTATACTGCATCGGTCAAGATCGACAAGCTAACTGCGCCTGGAGCGGACACGGCGGATTCGAGCAAGATCTCATGGAAGGGTGCGAGCTGGACTTATGCCAGTAATGGAAAGCCTGTACAAGGAGCGAGCACGTCGATCAATGTGCGAGGGAACAAGGGCAAGATAGGCCCCATCACCGTCAGAGCCAGTGAGGCTGTGGTGGTCAACTTATGA